The following proteins are co-located in the ANME-2 cluster archaeon genome:
- the phnM gene encoding phosphonate metabolism protein PhnM: MKLVIINGQIITPDGVIEKGCVGIEDGKIIFILDNLPDTYGNVIDANGGYVMPGIIDIHGDDMETAISPRPSSRFPTDFALVQLDRSNAVRGITTKLHAIAYFEDELKGRHVGLSKEIAKTIAHYRHLLQTNHFLHVRCEISTDLEDVLEVIESPLVKLVSLMDHTPGQGQFLDPEQYRKYHKRIYGLNDAEIDGIIRKKSGYANARVQNMQEVARKALAKGISIASHDDDSSQKVELVHSIGARISEFPVTLDAANRSRELGMTICMGAPNVVLGRSTSGNLSSIQAVTAGLVDVLCSDYNPASMLCSPFILWKQGILTLPDAVKMVTLNPAKAVGMDYETGSIEIGKRADILVVNEQMGIPVVARTIVSGEVVYAAGGAV, encoded by the coding sequence ATGAAACTTGTCATAATAAACGGACAGATAATAACACCGGATGGTGTTATCGAAAAGGGATGTGTGGGGATAGAAGACGGTAAGATCATATTTATCCTTGATAATTTACCAGATACATACGGCAATGTGATCGATGCAAATGGGGGGTATGTGATGCCCGGTATAATTGATATTCACGGTGATGATATGGAAACTGCCATCTCACCACGACCCTCATCACGATTTCCTACAGATTTTGCGCTGGTGCAGCTCGACAGAAGCAACGCAGTACGCGGCATTACAACTAAATTACATGCGATCGCATATTTTGAGGATGAATTAAAGGGACGTCACGTGGGTCTTTCAAAAGAGATCGCAAAAACGATAGCACACTACAGGCACCTGCTCCAGACGAATCATTTTTTACATGTCAGGTGCGAGATCAGCACTGATCTTGAGGATGTACTTGAGGTGATTGAAAGTCCGCTCGTCAAACTTGTATCATTGATGGATCATACCCCGGGACAAGGACAGTTTTTAGATCCGGAACAATACAGGAAGTACCATAAAAGGATATACGGGTTAAACGATGCTGAAATCGATGGAATAATCAGGAAAAAATCAGGTTATGCAAACGCAAGGGTACAAAACATGCAGGAGGTTGCCCGAAAAGCACTGGCAAAAGGGATATCGATTGCATCGCATGATGACGATAGTTCGCAGAAGGTGGAACTAGTGCACAGTATCGGTGCACGTATTTCTGAGTTCCCTGTAACACTTGATGCGGCAAACAGGAGCCGTGAACTCGGCATGACCATCTGTATGGGCGCCCCGAATGTTGTGCTTGGCAGGTCAACATCGGGCAATCTCAGTTCCATCCAGGCAGTAACTGCCGGTCTGGTCGATGTCCTGTGCTCGGATTACAATCCGGCATCCATGCTCTGCTCTCCCTTTATTTTGTGGAAGCAGGGGATCCTGACCCTGCCTGATGCTGTGAAAATGGTCACGCTCAATCCTGCTAAAGCAGTGGGTATGGATTATGAGACCGGGTCGATCGAGATCGGAAAACGTGCAG
- a CDS encoding ATP-binding cassette domain-containing protein yields the protein MNNNLENNRLEDEQSKDKQSKDKQSGNDHLEICNLNKTFTVHVSGGKQIMGFEDVSFNVKRGEFLAIIGGSGSGKSSLLKCIYRTYIPDSGSILYRLGLERTPTDLIAAPDHTILALRRSEIGYVSQLLYAIPRVTALDVIAEPLLARGMDVGDARDVASTYLARLRLPKDLWDAYPSTFSGGERQRVNIARALIASANLLLLDEPTSALDPESTAVVVNMLREVKGKTTMIGIFHDLSVVREVADRVIVMKNNRMVGTKTPGDIPGSGTGD from the coding sequence ATGAATAACAATTTGGAGAATAATCGGTTAGAGGATGAACAGTCAAAGGATAAACAGTCAAAGGATAAACAGTCAGGGAATGACCATCTGGAGATCTGTAATTTGAACAAGACATTTACCGTACACGTATCCGGTGGAAAACAGATAATGGGATTTGAGGATGTAAGTTTTAATGTGAAGCGCGGTGAGTTCCTGGCAATAATCGGAGGCAGCGGCTCTGGCAAATCCTCACTTCTGAAATGCATATATAGGACATACATCCCTGACAGCGGATCGATCCTGTACCGCCTGGGTCTGGAACGCACCCCTACCGACCTGATTGCAGCACCGGATCATACGATCCTGGCGCTGCGAAGATCTGAGATCGGTTATGTATCCCAGTTGCTGTATGCTATTCCAAGGGTCACTGCCCTGGATGTGATCGCAGAACCACTGCTGGCGCGCGGGATGGATGTAGGGGATGCAAGAGATGTTGCATCAACCTATCTTGCACGTCTTCGTCTCCCTAAGGATCTGTGGGATGCATATCCCTCCACTTTCAGCGGAGGTGAACGGCAGCGTGTGAATATCGCAAGAGCACTGATTGCATCTGCGAACTTGCTGCTGCTGGATGAGCCCACATCTGCGCTTGACCCGGAATCAACCGCGGTTGTGGTCAATATGCTCAGGGAGGTAAAGGGCAAGACTACTATGATAGGCATATTCCATGACCTGTCTGTGGTACGGGAGGTGGCTGATCGGGTTATTGTTATGAAGAACAACCGGATGGTTGGAACCAAAACACCAGGGGATATCCCTGGTAGTGGTACAGGTGATTGA